One region of Priestia megaterium genomic DNA includes:
- a CDS encoding mandelate racemase/muconate lactonizing enzyme family protein, translated as MKITGIEIKHYLLPLNPPFKAAWDPEPRKKFASTVVYVHTDEGITGVGSGDLMMGLEGHEHLFIGQDPFAIERHAQVIQNIDFHYGRCWPLDLALWDLMGKATKQPVYKLLGARSNKLLAYASTGEIVTPEERAERAVRFVEQGFKAMKIRFHHKDVKDDIQVVEAVRKAVGDKLEIMVDANQGWKMPWDVERTWDLKMAYQVAKELEELKVFWLEEPLPSHQFELMAKLRDSVGIRIAGGEMNRHMHDFRELNKVNALDVYQPDVALSGGITQTKKVADLVQGSGAWFSPHTWTNGIGLLANLHLAAAVSHCPYLEFPYDPPAWSNERRDYIQQKPLMIDKDGYLVAPEQPGLGIDLDEEALKQYEINHFYVGEKNTVSI; from the coding sequence ATGAAAATTACGGGAATAGAGATCAAACATTATTTACTGCCTTTAAATCCGCCTTTTAAAGCAGCTTGGGACCCCGAGCCCCGCAAGAAGTTTGCTTCTACCGTTGTCTATGTACATACGGATGAAGGAATAACGGGAGTGGGATCAGGAGATTTAATGATGGGGCTTGAGGGACATGAACATTTGTTTATCGGTCAAGATCCTTTTGCCATTGAACGACATGCACAAGTGATACAAAATATAGATTTTCACTATGGAAGATGCTGGCCGCTTGATTTAGCTCTATGGGATTTGATGGGAAAAGCAACAAAACAGCCCGTCTATAAACTGCTTGGAGCCCGATCTAACAAGCTTCTCGCTTATGCTTCAACGGGAGAAATCGTGACTCCTGAAGAACGTGCGGAACGTGCGGTTCGATTTGTAGAGCAAGGGTTCAAAGCAATGAAAATTCGTTTTCATCACAAAGATGTAAAAGACGATATTCAAGTAGTGGAAGCGGTCAGAAAAGCAGTTGGCGACAAGCTAGAAATTATGGTTGACGCAAATCAAGGATGGAAAATGCCTTGGGACGTTGAACGGACGTGGGATTTAAAAATGGCCTATCAAGTAGCGAAAGAACTTGAAGAGCTGAAAGTTTTTTGGCTTGAAGAACCACTGCCTTCTCATCAGTTTGAACTGATGGCAAAACTTCGGGACTCAGTAGGTATTCGAATCGCAGGGGGAGAGATGAACCGTCATATGCATGACTTTAGAGAGTTGAACAAAGTAAATGCATTAGACGTCTATCAGCCGGATGTAGCATTGTCAGGAGGAATTACGCAAACGAAAAAAGTTGCGGATCTTGTTCAAGGAAGCGGCGCTTGGTTCAGCCCGCATACATGGACAAACGGCATTGGTTTACTGGCAAATTTACATCTAGCAGCGGCGGTCAGCCACTGTCCGTATTTAGAATTTCCTTATGATCCTCCGGCATGGTCTAACGAACGGAGAGATTATATTCAGCAAAAACCACTTATGATCGACAAAGATGGTTACTTAGTAGCTCCAGAACAGCCGGGTTTAGGTATCGATTTGGATGAAGAAGCTTTAAAGCAGTACGAAATTAATCATTTCTACGTGGGTGAAAAAAATACAGTTTCTATTTAA
- the aldA gene encoding aldehyde dehydrogenase, producing MKKYSAYINGEFVQSSNQMNVTYPGTGEVVAQVSSCSIEETEHAVYCAKQAFKEWKLRPSYDRSEQIKKFLTNMKTEEHIERIGTAITQEMGKPLNAAKSEVFYGAELGEYQTQWARRIEGHVVDSDNVKEKIISYKEPLGVVAVIVPWNFPIYVLMRKIVPALVAGNTVVVKPSVKSSLSALALAECIHQSGFPKGVINIVTGMDDIVGETLTSSPDVNMVTFTGSTKVGKGIMEKCSRHMIRTSLELGGKAPAIVMEDADIDLAVEAIKGGRLANSGQVCNNTERVYVHKSVKEAFTTKLLKAFQNVEVKDGLANPDAEMSCLINKSEANRVHQMVLEAAEEGAAILCGGYLLEELGDSFYPPTLLDQCTQQMNIVQKEVFGPVLPIISFESLEEAIDLANDSEYGLTANVYTSSYRYVMELTTQLECGEVYVNRQQGEAYQGYHSGWKQSGIGGDDGKHGFEEFLQVKTVYMKF from the coding sequence ATGAAGAAATATAGTGCTTATATAAACGGAGAATTTGTTCAAAGCAGCAATCAAATGAATGTTACGTACCCAGGAACGGGTGAAGTCGTAGCCCAAGTCTCTTCCTGCAGTATAGAAGAAACAGAGCACGCTGTTTATTGCGCTAAACAAGCTTTTAAAGAGTGGAAGCTTCGTCCTTCATATGACCGGTCTGAACAAATTAAAAAATTTTTAACAAACATGAAAACAGAAGAACATATTGAACGCATTGGAACAGCTATTACACAGGAAATGGGAAAACCTTTAAATGCAGCGAAATCAGAGGTGTTTTACGGAGCGGAGCTTGGCGAATACCAAACTCAGTGGGCAAGACGCATTGAAGGTCACGTAGTAGACAGCGATAACGTAAAAGAAAAGATTATTTCTTATAAAGAGCCTCTTGGCGTAGTCGCGGTGATTGTACCTTGGAATTTTCCAATTTATGTTTTGATGAGAAAAATCGTGCCGGCGCTTGTCGCAGGTAATACGGTTGTAGTCAAGCCAAGCGTAAAATCTTCTTTATCTGCTTTAGCATTAGCGGAGTGCATTCATCAATCCGGCTTTCCAAAAGGTGTTATTAATATCGTAACAGGTATGGATGACATTGTAGGAGAAACGTTAACTTCATCTCCTGATGTGAACATGGTGACATTTACCGGAAGTACTAAAGTAGGCAAAGGCATTATGGAAAAATGCTCTCGTCATATGATCCGGACATCGCTTGAATTAGGCGGAAAAGCTCCTGCTATTGTAATGGAAGATGCCGATATTGATTTAGCGGTTGAAGCAATTAAGGGAGGCAGGTTAGCTAACTCCGGTCAAGTCTGCAATAATACTGAGCGTGTATACGTTCATAAAAGTGTAAAAGAAGCGTTTACTACTAAACTATTGAAAGCGTTTCAAAATGTAGAAGTGAAAGATGGTTTGGCTAATCCAGATGCAGAAATGAGCTGTCTGATTAACAAATCTGAAGCAAATCGCGTTCATCAAATGGTACTTGAGGCCGCAGAAGAAGGAGCCGCTATATTATGCGGAGGCTATTTGCTAGAGGAATTAGGTGACAGCTTTTATCCGCCAACGCTATTAGATCAGTGCACGCAACAAATGAACATCGTGCAAAAAGAAGTGTTTGGACCCGTTCTTCCAATTATCTCGTTTGAATCTCTTGAAGAAGCAATTGATCTAGCGAACGATTCTGAATACGGCTTAACCGCTAATGTATATACATCCAGCTATCGCTACGTAATGGAGCTGACTACGCAGCTAGAATGCGGTGAAGTATACGTGAACCGCCAGCAGGGCGAGGCGTATCAAGGCTATCACTCCGGATGGAAGCAGTCGGGAATCGGCGGAGACGATGGCAAGCATGGATTTGAAGAGTTTTTACAGGTAAAAACAGTTTATATGAAATTTTAA
- a CDS encoding sigma-54-dependent transcriptional regulator has translation MENKCSVLMIDDEQNLCKLVAKKLQKSGFHTHAAYTGGKGIEMAKTLDIDVVILDYMLPDMTGIDVLKKLKEVTQSKVIMLTAYGNVESAVQSMKIGAADYLNKPVELEELKNIIASLCTDKQPDAVMEKGKDKDFISKSSEMNKLVEMVEYVKDTDASILILGESGVGKTAMAKWIHEQSHRKNSPFVAINCAAIPEALLESELFGYRKGAFTGAASSQKGKFSAADGGTIFLDEIGEISLSMQAKLLHVIEEKKVMQLGSNEYESLDVRIISATNKPLQQLVEQKKFREDLYYRLNLMEITIPPLRHRKEDIEPLIHHHIIKLNTKYNKTLTVSNAALQQLISYEWPGNIRELLNAIERVHILKRYGTIELSDLTYLFNKQESHSYRNQQVKAKQTNLSHALGEVEEEMIKNALEEMKGNQTKAAQKLGIARHTLIYKMKKMGLKF, from the coding sequence ATGGAGAATAAGTGCAGTGTGTTAATGATTGATGATGAACAGAACCTTTGTAAGCTGGTAGCCAAAAAGCTTCAGAAATCTGGTTTTCATACGCACGCGGCATATACTGGAGGAAAAGGAATCGAAATGGCTAAAACGCTGGATATCGATGTGGTGATACTAGATTATATGCTTCCGGATATGACGGGGATCGATGTGTTAAAGAAGTTAAAAGAGGTAACGCAATCAAAAGTAATCATGCTTACTGCATACGGAAATGTTGAGAGCGCTGTGCAATCTATGAAAATAGGGGCTGCTGATTATTTGAATAAGCCTGTTGAACTTGAAGAACTAAAGAATATTATTGCTTCGCTATGTACGGACAAGCAACCGGATGCCGTGATGGAAAAAGGTAAAGACAAAGACTTTATTTCAAAAAGCTCAGAAATGAACAAGTTAGTGGAAATGGTAGAGTACGTAAAAGATACAGACGCTAGCATTTTAATTCTAGGTGAAAGCGGAGTAGGTAAAACCGCGATGGCTAAATGGATACATGAGCAGAGTCATAGAAAAAACAGTCCTTTTGTGGCTATCAACTGCGCAGCCATACCAGAAGCCCTTCTTGAAAGTGAACTGTTTGGCTATAGAAAAGGAGCGTTTACAGGGGCTGCTTCTTCTCAAAAAGGAAAGTTTTCTGCTGCGGACGGCGGTACAATCTTTTTAGATGAAATTGGAGAAATTTCGTTAAGCATGCAGGCAAAGCTATTGCATGTAATCGAAGAAAAAAAAGTAATGCAGCTCGGAAGCAACGAGTATGAATCCTTGGACGTCCGAATTATTTCAGCTACAAATAAACCGCTTCAACAGTTAGTAGAACAAAAGAAATTTCGGGAAGATTTATACTATCGATTAAATTTAATGGAGATCACCATTCCTCCTCTAAGGCACCGAAAAGAAGATATTGAGCCGCTCATTCATCACCACATTATAAAGTTAAATACAAAATACAATAAGACGCTTACTGTTTCAAACGCGGCACTTCAACAGCTAATTTCTTATGAGTGGCCGGGAAATATTCGTGAGCTGTTAAATGCGATTGAAAGAGTTCATATTTTAAAACGGTATGGGACAATTGAGCTCTCTGATTTAACATATCTTTTTAATAAGCAAGAGTCTCATTCATATAGGAATCAGCAGGTGAAAGCAAAACAAACAAACTTATCACATGCATTAGGTGAAGTAGAGGAAGAAATGATTAAAAACGCTCTTGAAGAAATGAAAGGCAATCAAACGAAAGCAGCTCAAAAACTAGGAATTGCTCGCCATACGTTAATTTATAAAATGAAAAAAATGGGTCTTAAATTTTAG
- a CDS encoding ABC transporter substrate-binding protein translates to MTYRKIFSLLVLCFTVLGACQQHSTTPLREEKKSLDSVSITVGSKSMTEQYLLMKMTALLLKEQGATVHERRFLDSDSIRKASLAGYIDMYWEYTSTARIVHQNQEPVYNEKKLYQLVKETDAKNHLTWLNTSHFNSSWGVLVNRSFAKEHHLNSVSDLISYIKKQNKEVKIATNNEFLKRKDGLMQLANNYELKSVSTEIIGIDSEIIPLAVKEGRVDVGIGMISDSRIQAYDLVLLKEDQSLFPPYYAAPVVKQSLASRYPSVVSTLNELSSKLTNKKMVELNYQVDILHKDVSDVAYKFLLENHLITR, encoded by the coding sequence ATGACCTATCGTAAAATATTCAGCTTACTAGTACTGTGTTTTACAGTACTGGGAGCATGTCAGCAGCACAGTACTACCCCTCTTAGGGAAGAAAAGAAGTCTCTCGATTCTGTTAGTATTACAGTTGGGTCGAAATCTATGACAGAGCAATATCTACTAATGAAAATGACCGCGCTTCTATTAAAAGAACAAGGAGCTACTGTACACGAAAGGCGCTTTTTAGACAGCGATTCTATTCGAAAAGCAAGCTTGGCGGGCTATATTGATATGTACTGGGAATATACGAGTACGGCAAGGATTGTGCATCAAAACCAAGAGCCGGTTTATAATGAAAAAAAGTTGTATCAGCTGGTGAAAGAAACGGATGCGAAAAACCACTTAACGTGGCTGAACACTAGCCATTTTAACAGCAGCTGGGGGGTTTTAGTTAACCGTTCTTTTGCAAAGGAGCATCATTTAAACTCTGTTTCTGACTTGATTTCCTACATAAAAAAGCAAAATAAAGAAGTAAAGATAGCTACAAACAATGAATTTCTAAAAAGAAAAGACGGCTTGATGCAATTAGCTAATAACTATGAGTTAAAGTCCGTTTCAACTGAAATCATTGGAATCGATTCAGAAATTATTCCTTTGGCGGTGAAAGAAGGCAGAGTAGACGTAGGGATTGGAATGATATCTGATAGTCGAATTCAAGCATACGACCTTGTGTTACTAAAGGAAGATCAATCTCTTTTTCCGCCTTATTATGCGGCTCCTGTAGTAAAACAATCATTAGCAAGCCGTTATCCGTCTGTTGTTTCCACTTTAAATGAACTATCAAGTAAACTAACGAATAAAAAGATGGTAGAGCTGAATTACCAAGTTGATATTTTACACAAAGACGTATCAGATGTTGCCTATAAATTTTTACTGGAAAATCACTTGATTACTCGTTGA
- a CDS encoding lyase family protein, whose translation MEKTRVEEDSVGKVELPAEVLYGIQTARTIENLSFSNKRLHEYPDYVYALLTVKKAAALTNVEASVIPKDIGESISNACDQLQSTAYQHHFLIDVLHGGGGIGTNMNVNEVIAGWINQQWPHHLPVHPIEHVNASQSTSDVCHTAIRIAIIKSYHFLEKEMEHLHSILQKKIEEFQPVMTIARTCLQDAMSISLSNIFSGYEAVFSRRTHYLKRAAEELHAVNLGGTVIGSGTGASEIYRSKVVQQLSRLSGMGLYHRANLFDAAQNIDDLANVSNELKQLATSFIKFAKDLRLLSSGPEAGFGEIQLPSVQAGSSFFPGKVNPVVPETLIQCCFQVLGCDRTVQAALEHGELNLNVFEGAAGINILDSIQFLTKAVRNFATFCVQDLSANSERCQQLSQSFIPLIVEMKEKHGYSRVADRLKKTGYEGLKKWREREYDKTK comes from the coding sequence GTGGAGAAAACGCGTGTGGAAGAAGATAGTGTAGGAAAAGTTGAGCTCCCAGCAGAGGTTTTGTATGGCATTCAGACGGCCCGGACAATTGAAAATTTATCATTTTCTAATAAAAGATTGCATGAATATCCGGACTACGTGTATGCACTGTTAACCGTAAAAAAAGCAGCTGCCTTAACAAATGTAGAAGCTAGCGTAATTCCAAAAGACATTGGAGAATCCATATCAAATGCATGTGACCAATTGCAAAGCACTGCTTATCAACATCATTTTTTGATTGATGTGCTGCACGGCGGAGGCGGTATTGGGACGAATATGAATGTGAACGAAGTAATAGCAGGCTGGATAAACCAGCAGTGGCCACATCATCTTCCCGTTCATCCGATTGAACATGTAAATGCATCTCAATCAACTTCTGATGTTTGTCATACCGCTATTCGAATTGCGATTATTAAAAGCTATCATTTTTTAGAAAAAGAAATGGAGCATCTCCATTCTATTCTTCAAAAAAAGATTGAAGAGTTCCAGCCTGTGATGACAATCGCAAGGACTTGCTTGCAAGATGCGATGAGTATTTCGCTTAGTAATATATTCAGCGGATATGAAGCGGTTTTTTCACGGCGTACGCACTATTTAAAAAGAGCTGCAGAAGAACTGCACGCTGTTAATCTTGGAGGTACGGTTATTGGCTCTGGGACGGGAGCATCAGAAATATACCGAAGTAAAGTCGTTCAGCAGCTGTCTCGTCTATCTGGTATGGGGCTTTACCACCGCGCTAATTTATTTGATGCAGCACAAAATATTGATGATTTAGCTAATGTTTCGAACGAATTAAAACAGCTGGCTACATCTTTTATAAAATTTGCTAAAGATTTAAGACTGCTGTCTTCCGGACCAGAAGCTGGCTTTGGAGAAATTCAATTGCCGTCTGTTCAAGCAGGTTCCTCATTTTTTCCGGGCAAAGTCAACCCGGTTGTACCAGAAACGTTGATTCAATGCTGTTTTCAAGTGTTAGGGTGTGACAGAACCGTTCAAGCTGCCCTTGAACATGGAGAATTGAATTTAAATGTATTTGAAGGAGCTGCTGGAATTAATATTTTAGACAGCATTCAGTTTTTAACAAAAGCTGTAAGGAATTTTGCGACTTTTTGTGTGCAAGATTTATCAGCTAATTCAGAGCGCTGTCAGCAGCTTTCTCAATCGTTTATTCCATTGATTGTAGAAATGAAAGAAAAGCATGGCTACAGCCGCGTTGCAGATCGTTTAAAAAAGACAGGATATGAAGGACTCAAAAAATGGAGGGAACGTGAATATGACAAAACTAAATGA